A window of Hyphomicrobiales bacterium genomic DNA:
GTCTCGCTGCGCAGCCTGGCGAGCACCGGGTGCGCCGCCATCAGCAGCCCCTCGTCGGCGTCGTAGCGGTTGGCGAGCGACAGCACCTTGGCCGAGACCTTGTAAACGCCGGCCTCGCTTCTCCATACATAGCCGGCCGCAACCAGCGTACCCACCATGCGAATAATGGTCGGCTTGGGCAGGTCGAGCATCGCCTGCAGCGTCTTGATCTGGCAGCCACCGGTTTCATTAATGATTCTGAGAACTTGCAGACCCCGCCGCAGCGATGTCACCGTCTTCATCGACATAGTATGGTTCTCATAGTGAACTACAGGTTCGAAAATGGTTGACGCGACCCAACCATTGCATTATACATGTAAATAGCAAAATGTGATGAATGTTGCAAGTAAAAAAGCGTTCTATTAAATAATGAGCGCGTAATTATGCATTGTTTTGATGTTACATAAAAGCAAAAAGTAGTGCACGATATTGAACGCGCAAGAAGGGGGGGCGAAATTGTACGCAAGGGTAGGCTGTGAAAACCGCGTGATGTTTTGGACATGAGCAATGAACGCAGCTGTTGCGTTGCAAGGATAAGAGGGAGGCGAAATTGGACGCAAAAGTCGGCAGCCAAAATCGTTTGAGCGACCTGGAAGAATGGCTGGAAAAGATTGAGGCCATTGGCGGGCTCAAACGGATCACCGCGGAAGTCGACCCCGACCTCGAAATCTCGACGATCGCCTATTTGACCGGCAAGGAGGTCGGAAGCCCGGCGCTTCTGTTCGAGAACATCAAGGGCCACCCCGGGGGCCGGGCGCTTTACAACGCGCTGGGGTCCAGTTTGGCCCGCATCTGCCTCGCCATCCGCGAAGAGCCGGTCGAAAATCCGATCGACCTCGTTAAGAAGCTCACCGGCAAGATGGATAAGACGTTGCCGCCCGAGGTGGTTGGCGCCGAGGAAGCCATCGTCAACGAGAACGTTCGCACCGGCGCCGACATCGATGTGACGGCGTTCCCGGCGCCGCGCATGTGGCCGCTCGACGGCGGCAAATATCTCGGCACCGCGGATGCCGTGATCACCAAGGATCCCGACTCCGGCCGCATCAACATCGGCACCTACCGGATGATGATCAAATCCCGCAATGAGCTGGGTCTTTACACCTCGCCCGGCAAGGATGCCGGCATCGACATGCAGAAATGGTGGGACCGGGGCAAGCCGGCGCCGGTCGCCGCCGTCTACGGCCTCGACCCGCTCCTGTTCATCGTCGGCGCCACGTCGTTCCCCAAGACCGAAAGCGAATATGACTATTTCGGCGGCATCAGCGGCGCCCCCGCCCATGTGTTCGAAAGCGATGTGACGGGGCTGCTTCTGCCGGCCGGCGCCGAGATCATCGTCGAGGGGTTCGCGCACCCGGGCGATACGTTCGACGAAGGGCCGTTCGGCGAGTTTACCGCCTATTACGGGCGTCCCGAATCGCCGACCCCCTTTGTCAGGATCGAAAAGATTCGCCACAAGAACCGCCCGATCCTGACCAACGCACTGATGGCCGACTGGCCGTCGAACGAATGCGGCCTGTTCTGGGCGCTCTCCCGGGCGGCGAAGATATGGAACGATCTCGACAAGCTCGGCGTTCCCGGCATCAAGACGGTGTGGTCGCCGCCGGAAGCAGCCGGGTGGGGCATGACCGTCGTTTCCATCAAGCAGCTCTATGCCGGTCATGCGCCGCAGGTCATGGCGCTGGCGGCGCAGTGCATGGGGGGTGCCTATTTCTCCAAATACATCGTCGTCGTCGACGACGACGTCGATGCGACCAACATCTCCGAAGTGCTGTGGGCGATGGTGACCCGTTCGCGTCCCGCCCAGTCCATCGATATCCTGCGCGAGACCTGGAGCACCTATCTCGACCCGAGCCAGAACCCGCCCTCGGAGCGTCCCTGGGGGTCGAAGTGTCTGATCAATGCCTGTATGGAATACAAGCACATCAAGACGTTCTCGCCGCGCACCAAGCTGTCGAAGCCGGTCTATGAGAAAGTGGTCGGGCGCTGGGGGGAACTCGGTTTAGAGGGCGAAGCGCCGGCGATCGACGTCTTCGAGGACAAGAAATTCCGGGAGAAGATTTGAGGCAAATCCGGCGATCCGTTGGCGGATGAACAATGAGAGGGAGGGTCCGGCAGGGCAGCAAAGAGGGGACAAGAAACTTTGAGGGGCGGCTCAAGGCGGCTTTCGCTCACCGCCCGAGATCCGAACTTGGCGCGGCGCGGACGCAACGCCCGATGAAGAGCAGTCGGGGTGCGGGTTCGGGCCGAGCACTCGTCGGTGTAACTTTTTGAAAGCCGATGCTGAAGGCGTGGGGAGGGACATGAGCGCCAGTTCACTGAAAGACCGGCATAACCGGGGATCGAACGTCCGCGTCAAACACAATGATTTGCGCGAGCTTCTGGAGCTGATCGACTCAATCGGCGAGCTCGAGGTGGTGGAGGGCGCCGACTGGAACCTGGAGATCAGCGGCCTGTCGGAGTTGCTGTGCAACGCCAAGGCGGACCGGGCGCCGGCGCTGCTGTTCGACAAGATCAAGGGATACCCGGAGGGATTCCGCATCCTCGCCGGGACCGCGAACTCGCCGCGCCGGCTGGCGCTCAGCATGGGCTTTCCCGATCCCGAAAAGCCAACCGACCTGGTGCAGTCGTACCGCGACCGCATGCGCACCGAGTTCGAACTCAAACCGCCCGTCTATGTCGATCACGGGCCGATCCTGGAAAATGTCGACCGCGACGAGGAGGTCGATGTGCTGAAATTCCCGGCGCCCTTCATCCACGAGAAGGACGGCGGCCGCTACATCGGCACCGATGACATGGTCATCATGCGGGACTACGATTCCGACTGGATCAACGCCGCGACCTACCGCTCCATGGTTCACGACCGCAATACGGTCGGCGCATATATGTCGCCCGGCAAGCACGGCCGCCTGATCCGCGAGAAATATTTCAAGGCCGGCAAGCCATGTCCCGTAGCCATCGTCGTCGGCCAGGACCCGCTGATGTTCTTCTCCGCCAACATGGAGGTCGATTACGCGACCGACGAGCTCGCCTATGCTGGCGGCCATCGCGGCTGGCCCTTCGAGATCGTCAAGAGCGAGCTGCACGGCCTGCCGATTCCAGCTCATGCGGAGATCGTGCTGGAGGGCGAGATCCTGCCCGACGAGACCTTCAAGGAGGGCCCGTTCGGCGAGTTCATGGGCTACTACGCCAGCCCGCAGCACGACGAGCCCAAGGTGCGGATCCGCCGCGTCTATTACCGCAACGATCCAATCCTGACCATGGCGATCCCGGCCCGCCCGCCGATGAACTACACCTATGCGCGCGGCGTTGTGAAGGCGGCGATGATCTGGGACGAGATGGAGAAATGCGGCCTGCCGGGCGTCAAGGGCGTGTGGTGTCACGAGGCCGGCGCCGGCCGCATGTTCAACGTCATCGCCATCGAACAGCTCTATCCCGGCCATTCCAAGCAGGCCGGCATGCTCGCCGCCAACTGCCATTCCGGCAACTATGCCGGGCGCTGGACGATCGTCGTCGACCACGACATCGACCCTTCGAAACTGTTCGACGTGGTGTGGGCGATGTCGACGCGCTGCGACCCGGTGGAGGATATCGACCATATCCGCCGCGCCTGGTCGACGCCCCTGGACAGCATGCTGCAGGGACCGCCATACTATTCCAACCGCGCCGTCGTAGATGCATGCCGTCCGTGGGCATGGAAGGATGAGTTTCCGGACGTCGCCGAGGCAGGGCCGGAACTCAAGGCGAAGATTTATAAGAAGTACGCCAACATGTTCAAAGACTAACCGGCAGGGCAGGGTGCAGCTGGCGGTCCGAAACAACAAGAAAAAGAGCGCAAAACCGCAACCTAGAGGGAGACACCGAAAATGTTGAAACGCAGAACCGTATGCATGGCGCTGGCCACGGCTTTCTTCGTAGCCGGCGCGGCCGCCCCTTGGACCTCCAGCCAGGCGCAGGACGCGGTCCGCATCGGCTCCTCCAGCATCGGCAGCGACTTCTACACCATCGCCGTCGGCGCGGGGGAACTGATCCAGAAGCACGCCAAAGTGGGTGCGAGCGTCGAGTCGGTGGGCGGATCGACCGCCAGCATCAACGCCGTCGGCGCCGGAAAGACCGAGTTCGCCCTGTCCAACGCGTTCGCTGCCACGGCCGGGTACAACGCGACCCACATGTTCAAGGACAGGCCCATCGACGTGCGGCTCGTGCTGCAGGGCCAGCCGACCTTCCGCATTCTGGTCGCGCGGAAGGGTTCCGGGATCAAGACGCCCAAGGACCTGGAGGGCAAGATCGTCATCGCCAAGCGCCGCGCCCTGCCGGAGCTGGAACTGACCATGAATGCCATGGCCGAGGTGTTCGGGCTCGACATGAGCAAGATCAACCTTGTGGAAACGACCAACACCGGAGAGGTGCTGACCGCGCTGCGCGCGGGCACTGTGGACGCGGCGATCATGCCGGGCGGCCGCAAGGCACCGCAATTCGAGGAGCCGATGCACGACGGCATCATCGAGCTCGTGTACTTTTCCAAGGAAGACCGCGACGCCATACTGAAGCTGCTGCCCAAGGCGATGCACGGGCAGACGATCCCGGCGGGAGACTTCTCCAACCAGGATCAGGATCTCTACAGCTTCGAGCTGAACAGCTATTTCGTCGCCCGCGGCGACCTGTCCGACGATCTGGTCTACAACGTCGCGAAGGCGATCCTCGACAATAACGAGGAATTCGTCTCCTACCACAAGATGGCCGCGACCTGGACGGCGGAAGTGTCGTTGAAGGACGCCGCCATTCCCTTCCATGAAGGCGCCATTCGCTACTACAAGGAAAAGGGATTGTGGACGGACGAGCTTGAGGCTCAGCAGAAATCGCTGCTGAAATAGGCCGGCTGAACGCTCTATCACCCGCTTTCCGCGCTCAGCGTTTTCCTGACGTCAGAAAAGGTGGGAAGCGGGTGATGCGCACCCTGGCGGCTGGAACTAGCTGAACGAGGGCCGCGGTGAATCGTTCCCGATTCTTTTTCGCGCTGAGCACGCTCATCGCCGTCTACCATCTGGCGGTGGCGGGGCAGATTCCGGCGTTCCTCGGTTATTTTGTGCCACATCAGATCCATAAGTCGATCAGTCTGTTCAGCGCCCTGTTCCTGGTGTTCTCCCTGGTTCCGTTAACCGGCCTGCGGTACCGCCCGGAAGCCGAGACGGAGCGCATCGAGCGCCGGATTCCCTGGTACGACTATCTGCTGATCGCCTCCGCGGCGGTAGGTGCCGGCTATGTCGTCTTTTTCTACGAGTCGGTATTGGACTACGGTGAATGGGGTTTTATGGACACCAAGGGGATCGTGGTTTCCCTGATGCTGGTGATCCCGCTACTCGAAGCGCTGCGGCGGTCCATCGGCTGGGTCTTGCCGATCATCATCCTGTTCTTCGTCTCCATAACCCTGTTCCAGAACTACATGCCCGGCCTGCTCTACGGCCGTGGCTATCCGCTGGAACGCCTGCTCTACTCGACCTATGTCGGCAATGCCGGCATCTTCGGCCTGCCGCTCGGCATCGCCGCCAATATCGTCATCTCGTTCCTGATCTTCGGCGCTCTGATGCAGGGCGCGGGCGCCAGCCAATGGTTCATGGACATGGCCATGGCGCTGACCGGCTGGTCGCGCGGCGGGCCGGCCAAGGCGGCGGTGGTGGCCAGCGCCATGTTCGGGTCGATCTCCGGTTCGCCCTCGGGCAACGCCGCCACAACCGGCGTGTTCACTATCCCGATGATGAAGAAGGTCGGCTATACGCCGGCCTTCGCGGCCGCCGTCGAGGCGGTGGCCTCGACCGGCGGCATGATCCTTCCTCCCGTCATGGGCGCGATCGCCTTCATCATGGCGGAATGGATCGGCGTCACCTATGTCGAGGTCGTCGCGGCGGCGACGGTCCCGGCATTGCTCTATTTCCTGATCGTCTTCGTATCGGTGCACCTGCAGGCGCAAAAGAGCGGCATCGCGCCGACAAAGCTCGCCGACCTGCCGCGATTCTGGGCGACCTTCAGCAGGGGCTGGTACTATCTGATCCCGATCGTGGCGCTGATCCACTTTCTGGTGGTCCAGGGCCGGCCGCCGGAGATGGCGGCCATCATGGCCAGCGGCTTCGTCATCGCCTGCAGCTTTATCCCCCGGGACAGGTCCAAATGGTTGACGCCGTACCGGATCATGGTCGCCTTCGATCAGGCGGTAAACCGCTGGGTCGTCATCGCCGTGATCACGGCCGCCGTCGGGATCATGATCGGCGCCCTGGAGCTGAGCGGGGTCGGGATCAAGTTCTCCAGGTTCATCGTCGAGCTGGCGCAGGGGGACCTGCTGTTGACGCTGCTGCTCGTCGGCGCGGTCAGCCTGATCGTCGGCATGGGGCTCGACGCGACGCCCGCCTATATCACGCTGGCGACTTTGATGGCGCCGGCGCTGGTGCGGCTCGGCGTGCCAGACATCGCCGCGCATCTGTTCGTCATCTATTGGGGGCTTGCCTCCTTCTATACCCCGCCCACCTGCATCGCCGTGTTCATCACCGCCGGCATCGCCAACTCGAAAATATGGGAAACGGGCTGGGAAGCGATCCGCCTGGGCATCGCGGCGTTCCTCATACCGTTCGCCTTCGTGTTCAATGAGGGGCTGCTGCTGCGGTCCGATATTGGGCACATCATGCTCGCCACGCTGACGGCGGTTGCCGGATCGGTTCTGTTGGCCTGCGGCATCCGCGGCTATGCACTTGATCATCTGGGCCCAGTGCAGCGAGTGCTGTTCATGGCGGGCGGCCTGCTGTTCATCGCGCCGGGCTGGGTGGCGCCGCTTGCCGGGCTGGCCGTCATCGCCGCAGCCTATTCGATGCGCTACCTGCGGCCACGGGTGGCCGAGAAGTCCTGACGGCCACGCCCGGGCTCTGGAGATTGTCCAAGGAGGTGTTCGGATGATTGCAACCAAGCGCCGAGCGGCCACCCCGCCCGCCAAGTCGGCGGCCAAGGGCCCGATCCGCGACCTGCGGGAGTGGCTCGAAAAAGTCGAGGCGCTGGGCGAACTGGTGCGCGTTTCGGAGCCGGTGGACCGCGACGAGGAGATGAGCGCGGTCAGCTATCTCCTTGCCAAGCAGAAGGTTTCGCCTGCCGTCCTGTTCGAGCGCGCCAGCGGCTTCGATAAGAGCCCTGTCGGCGCGCGGATGCTGTGGAACATTCTCGGCCCCAGCCTCAAGCGCATCGCCATCACGCTCGAAGAGCCCGCCGGCATCGCGACCACGGAGCTGATCCGCCGGGTCAAGGACAAGCTTCGCCGGCGGATCGAGCCGAAGGAGGTGGGCGCGCAGGAGGCGCCGATCTATGAGCACAGCCTGATCGGCGATGAGGTCGACCTCGACCTGGTGCCGATCCCCCGGCACTGGCCGCTCGACGGCGGCCGCTATGCCGGCACCGGGGACGCCGTGATCACCCGCGATCCGGACAGCGGCTATCTGAATGTCGGCACCTACCGGATGATGCAGCAGAGCAGGACCGAGGTCGGCCTCTATCTGTCACCGGGCAAGGACGCGCGGTTGCACATTACCCGCGCCTGGGAGCGCAGCGAGGCGGTGCCGGTGGCGGCTGCCTGGGGCATCGATCCCCTGTTCATGCTGGTCGGCTCGCAGACCTTTCCGAAGAACGTGTCCGAGTACGAGTATGCCGGCGGCATCAAGGGGGAGCCGGTGCCGGTGGTGCGCGGCAAGACCACCGACCTGTTGCTGCCGGCCAATGCCGAGCTTGTGATCGAGGGACTGATCAAGCCCGGCGCGATCAAGTCGGAAGGCCCCTTCGGCGAGTTTCCCGGCTATTACGGCAGGCCGGAGGCGGGCTGCCCGCTGGTCGAGGTCACGGCGATGCATTTCCGCTCCCGCCCCATCCTCACCAACGCGCTGATGGCCGACTATCCGTCCTGCGAGCAGAGCGGCTTCTTCTCGGTCATCCGCTCGGCCAAGATCTGGGAAGACCTCGACAAGCTCGGCATTCCGGGGATTAACGGGGTGTATGCCCACCCGGCAGCCGCCGGCGGCTTCGGCATGACCGTCATCAGCCTCGAGCAGCGGCACGCCGGCCACGCGGCCCAGGTCCTGGCGCTTGCCGCCCAGGTGCCGGGCGGTGCCTATTACACCAAATGGATCATCGCGGTGGACGAGGACATCGACCCGACCAACATGGACGAGGTGATTTGGGCGATGGCCAGCCGCTGCAACCCGATCGAGGACATCGACGTGTTGCGCAATACCTGGAGCACCTGGCTCGACCCGACCCAGAACCCGCCGGAAAAACGCCCCTACGGCTCCAAGGCGCTGATCAACGCCTGCAAGGAGCATCGCCACCTGCCGGTCTTTTCCAAGCGGACGACGCTGCGCAAGAAGGTTTACGACAAGCTTGCCGCACGCTGGAGCAAGCTCGGCCTGCCGGGGCAGATCCCGCAGGTCCGGGCATTCGAGCAGGACAAGAAGATCGTCTATCACGAGGTCGGCGGCTTCGAGCCCGGCGAGCTGCCGGAATAACGCCCAATCGCAATCGGGAGCACCGCCGATGCCGGCCCCATTCGCACTTCTCGTCACCATCAAGCTGAAGCCGGGCATGGCCGAGCCGTTCCAGGGGCACATTCTGAAAAACGCCGAGGCTTCGGTGCGCGAGGAGGCCGACTGCCACCAGTTTCAGGTGATGACCGTCATCGACGACCCCGATACGTTCATTTTCTACGAGGTCTACAGCGATGAGGCGGCGTTGGAGCGGCACCGACGGGAACCACATTTCCTCGAATATATGCAATCAACGCGCGACATGATCGCCGCGCGCAGCGTCACGCGCTGTGCGGTGATCAAGACGTAGCTGCGGCGCGGGATTTTCGTTCGGAGTCTAAGCGTCCTTCGCCATCTCGCGTAGGCGGAACTTCTGGATCTTGCCGGTCGAGGTCCGCGGCAGTTCAGTGAACACCACGTGGCGTGGGCATTTGTAATGGGCGAGACTGTCCCGGCACCAGGCAATGATCTCGTCTGCGCCGGCCGTCCTGCCCGGCTTCAGCTCGATGAAGGCGCATGGGGTCTCGCCCCATTTCTCGTCCGGCTTGGCGACGACGGCGGCGGCCTGCACGGCCGGGTGCTTGTAGAGCACGTCCTCGACCTCGATTGAGGAAATGTTCTCGCCGCCGGAGATGATGATGTCCTTGGAGCGGTCCTTGAGCTGGATGTAACCGTCGGCATGCATGACGCCGAGGTCGCCGGAATGGAACCAGCCGCCGGCGAAGGCTTCGCCGGTCGCCTTGGGGTTTTTCAGATAGCCCTTCATGACGATGTTGCCGCGGAACATCACCTCGCCCAGGGTCTCGCCGTCGGGCGGGACCGGACGCATGGTCTCCGGGTCCATCACGTCGAGCCCTTCGAGCGCCGCATAGCGAACACCCTGGCGCGCCTTCTTGGTGGTGCGCGCGGCGTGATCGAGCGCGTCCCATTCGGTGTGCCACTCGTTGAGCGTCGCCGGCCCGTAGGTCTCGGTCAGCCCGTAAAGATGCGTCAGGTCGAAGCCTGCCTCGGTCATTTGCGCGATGACCGCCTCGGGCGGCGGGGCGGCGGCATGGGCGAAGGAAACGCGGTGGGGGATCGGCCGCTTCTCCCCCTCGGGCGCGTCGAGCAGCGTGGCCATGACGATCGGCGCGCCGCACAGATTCGTCACCCCGTGTTCGACGATCAAGTCGTACATTGCCTTTGGCCTGACCCAGCGCAGGCACACATGGGTTCCCGCCAGCAGCGTGACCGTCCAGGGGAAGCACCAGCCGTTGCAGTGGAACATTGGCAGGGTCCACAGATAGACCGGGTGGCGGCCCATGCCGGTGGCGAGCGTGTTGGCGTAGCACATCAGCGCCGCGCCGCGATGGTGATAGACGACGCCCTTGGGGTTGCCGGTGGTCCCGGAGGTGTAGTTGAGCGAGATGGCGTCCCATTCGTCCTCGGGCGGCGCCCAGGCGAAGCCCGGGTCGCCGCCGGCGATGAAACTCTCGTACTCGACCTTGCCCAGCATCTCGCCCTGTTGGGAAAACTCCGGATCGTCGTAATCGACGATGACGGGCTTGACCTTGGCGATCGAGAGGGCCTCGGCCATCACCGGCGCGAATTCGCGGTCGGTGATCAAAAGCTTGCTTTCGGCATGGTCGAGCTGAAAGGCGATGAGGGCGGCGTCGAGCCGCGTATTCAAGGCGTGCAGCACGGCGCCGGTCATCGGCACGCCGAAATGCGCTTCGAGCATTGCCGGCGTGTTCGACAGCATGACGGAGACCGTGTCGCCTCTGGAGATGCCGCGGCCGGCGAGCGCCGAGGCCAGGCGGCGGGAGCGGGCGTAGAAGTCGGCGTAGGAATATTGCGTTCCGCGGTGGATGATCGCGATGTGGGCGGGATGGGTCGCCGCGGTGCGCTCCAGAAAGGCGAGCGGCGTCAGCGGCCGATAGTTGGCCGGGTTCTTGTCGAGATTGCGGTCATAGGGAGTCATGGTCGGAGCGCTCATGGCTGGCGTCCTCGTCTCAGGCGCGTGACGGGCGGAAGGCTAGCCAAAGCGCATCGCCCGGGCAATTCGCGACTTTTTCCGTCACAGGCCCAGTACCGCCCGCGCGCCGTCCCAGATGAGCTTCAGCGAAACCAGGAAGACGCAAGCATAGGCGATTCTGTAGAACGGCTCCTGGGGGACGCGGTGGACGAGAAATATCCCCAGCGCCATGGCCAGCGGCGCCACCGGCAGCAGCACTGCGGTCGTCGCCAGGTTCTGGCCGCTGAACTGGCCGAGCAGGAAATAGGGCGGCACCTTGATCAAGTTGACGAGGGCGAAGAACATGACGCTGGTGCCGACATAGATCGTGCGCTCGAGCCGCTGCGGCAGCATGTAGATCTGCACCGGCGGCGAGCCGGCGTGGCTGACGAAGCTGGTGAAGCCGGCGAGCGCCCCCCAGAAGCCGCCCTTGAGCGGGTCGGGACCGGGCGCCTCTTTCCGCGGCCTTATGCCGAGCCAGTGGTCGAGGGTGAAGGCGAGCGCTACCAGGCCGACGATCAGCCGGACGTGGCCTTCCGATACATAGGCCGCGGTCAGCCAGCCGACGGCGACGCCCACGGTCGCGGCCGGCACCATGATCATGAGGTTGGCCTTGTCGAAGCTCCTGCGGTAGGCCCACACGCCGATCACGTCCATGGCGATCAGGATCGGCAGCAGGATGGCGGCCGCCTGGACCGGCGGGATCGCCAGCGCCAGGAGCGGCACACCGAGGATCGCCATTCCGCCGAGGAAGCCGCCCTTGGACAACCCGACCAGCAGCACGGCGGGAACGGCGATGGCGTAGAAGCCGGGATCGGAGATCATGGAATCGCGTTCCTGGAGCGCGGTGACGGTTGCCGCGAGACCGGCATACGGGTTTCGTGGACGAGGACGATTACCTCTATATCATGGCCCGCGCCAACGATATCATCCCCGCCCAACTTTCCGGGTGGGCGGCCAGTGAGGGGGAGCCATGGGGCTTGACGGCAAGGTTGCGATTGTCACCGGCGGGGCCAACGGCATCGGCCGCGCCTGCGTGGAACGCTTCGTGCGCGAGGGGGCCAAGGTCGTCATCGCCGACATCGACGAGGTGGGCGAGGAGGTGGCCGAGGACCTGCGCAATGGGGGCGGCCAGGCGATCTTCATCTATTGCGACGTCGGCGAGCGGCTCGACGTGCGCAACCTCGTGGCCGGAACGCTCGAGGCCTATGGCGGCGTGGACATTCTGGTTAACAATGCCGGCATCCTGGTGGGCGCCGGCTTCCTCGACATCGAGGAGGAGGATTTCGACCGCGTGCTGCGCACCAATCTGAAGGGCGCCTTCCTGGTCGGCCAGGCGGTGGCGCGCCAGATGGTCGCCCAGATCGGGGAAGGCCGCGCGCCCGGTGCCATCGTCAACATGTCCTCGATCAACGCGGTCTTTGCCATCGCCGACCAGGTGCCCTATTCGATTTCCAAGGGCGGCATCAACCAGCTCACCAAGGTGATGGCGCTGGCGCTGGCGCCCCATGGCATCCGCGTCAACGCGGTGGGGCCGGGCAGCATCATGACGCGGATGCTGGAATCGATCACCAAGGATGCGGAAGCCAGGCGCAAGGTGCTGTCGCGCACGCCCATGGGGCGGGTCGGCGAGCCGGCCGAAATTGCCGCCGTGGTCGCCTTCCTCGCCTCCGACGAGGCGAGCTACATGACCGGCCAGACGGTCTATGCCGACGGCGGCAGGCTGCCGCTCAACTATACGGTGCCCGTCGCCGGCGAATCTTGAGGCTCAGCCGGCTGATTTCCGGAAATAGCGCTCGATCAGATAGTCGAGGGAGAAGGTCCCGGCGCCGCGGACGAGCAGCAACAAGAGAACCGACGCCCACAACAGATGCTCGACCCAGGCGTTCGGGTAGACGAAGATCTCGATCACCGCGACCATGCCGAGGAGCGGCAGGGTCGCAAGCCGCGTCGCCAGGCCGGCAAACAGGAATACCGGAAAGGTCAGCTCGACGAAGGTCGCAAGCCGCGCCGCCGTCACCGGGTCGAGCAGCGGGACCTGGTATTCGAGCTCGAACAGCTTGATGGCGAACTCCCAGGAATTGATCTTCAGCATGCCCGACTTGAAGAACACCGCGCCGATGGCGATCCGCATGGCAAGCTGCAGGATCGACAGCGGGAGGGCCTCAGCCAAGTCGCGCAGGGCGACGAAGCGGCGCCGGAGCCCCGCCATGGAGGATGTGGCTTGATCGATGTCGGACATGGGTTTTTCCTCAG
This region includes:
- a CDS encoding UbiD family decarboxylase, with the protein product MIATKRRAATPPAKSAAKGPIRDLREWLEKVEALGELVRVSEPVDRDEEMSAVSYLLAKQKVSPAVLFERASGFDKSPVGARMLWNILGPSLKRIAITLEEPAGIATTELIRRVKDKLRRRIEPKEVGAQEAPIYEHSLIGDEVDLDLVPIPRHWPLDGGRYAGTGDAVITRDPDSGYLNVGTYRMMQQSRTEVGLYLSPGKDARLHITRAWERSEAVPVAAAWGIDPLFMLVGSQTFPKNVSEYEYAGGIKGEPVPVVRGKTTDLLLPANAELVIEGLIKPGAIKSEGPFGEFPGYYGRPEAGCPLVEVTAMHFRSRPILTNALMADYPSCEQSGFFSVIRSAKIWEDLDKLGIPGINGVYAHPAAAGGFGMTVISLEQRHAGHAAQVLALAAQVPGGAYYTKWIIAVDEDIDPTNMDEVIWAMASRCNPIEDIDVLRNTWSTWLDPTQNPPEKRPYGSKALINACKEHRHLPVFSKRTTLRKKVYDKLAARWSKLGLPGQIPQVRAFEQDKKIVYHEVGGFEPGELPE
- a CDS encoding TAXI family TRAP transporter solute-binding subunit, which gives rise to MLKRRTVCMALATAFFVAGAAAPWTSSQAQDAVRIGSSSIGSDFYTIAVGAGELIQKHAKVGASVESVGGSTASINAVGAGKTEFALSNAFAATAGYNATHMFKDRPIDVRLVLQGQPTFRILVARKGSGIKTPKDLEGKIVIAKRRALPELELTMNAMAEVFGLDMSKINLVETTNTGEVLTALRAGTVDAAIMPGGRKAPQFEEPMHDGIIELVYFSKEDRDAILKLLPKAMHGQTIPAGDFSNQDQDLYSFELNSYFVARGDLSDDLVYNVAKAILDNNEEFVSYHKMAATWTAEVSLKDAAIPFHEGAIRYYKEKGLWTDELEAQQKSLLK
- a CDS encoding UbiD family decarboxylase, whose translation is MSASSLKDRHNRGSNVRVKHNDLRELLELIDSIGELEVVEGADWNLEISGLSELLCNAKADRAPALLFDKIKGYPEGFRILAGTANSPRRLALSMGFPDPEKPTDLVQSYRDRMRTEFELKPPVYVDHGPILENVDRDEEVDVLKFPAPFIHEKDGGRYIGTDDMVIMRDYDSDWINAATYRSMVHDRNTVGAYMSPGKHGRLIREKYFKAGKPCPVAIVVGQDPLMFFSANMEVDYATDELAYAGGHRGWPFEIVKSELHGLPIPAHAEIVLEGEILPDETFKEGPFGEFMGYYASPQHDEPKVRIRRVYYRNDPILTMAIPARPPMNYTYARGVVKAAMIWDEMEKCGLPGVKGVWCHEAGAGRMFNVIAIEQLYPGHSKQAGMLAANCHSGNYAGRWTIVVDHDIDPSKLFDVVWAMSTRCDPVEDIDHIRRAWSTPLDSMLQGPPYYSNRAVVDACRPWAWKDEFPDVAEAGPELKAKIYKKYANMFKD
- a CDS encoding TRAP transporter fused permease subunit; amino-acid sequence: MNRSRFFFALSTLIAVYHLAVAGQIPAFLGYFVPHQIHKSISLFSALFLVFSLVPLTGLRYRPEAETERIERRIPWYDYLLIASAAVGAGYVVFFYESVLDYGEWGFMDTKGIVVSLMLVIPLLEALRRSIGWVLPIIILFFVSITLFQNYMPGLLYGRGYPLERLLYSTYVGNAGIFGLPLGIAANIVISFLIFGALMQGAGASQWFMDMAMALTGWSRGGPAKAAVVASAMFGSISGSPSGNAATTGVFTIPMMKKVGYTPAFAAAVEAVASTGGMILPPVMGAIAFIMAEWIGVTYVEVVAAATVPALLYFLIVFVSVHLQAQKSGIAPTKLADLPRFWATFSRGWYYLIPIVALIHFLVVQGRPPEMAAIMASGFVIACSFIPRDRSKWLTPYRIMVAFDQAVNRWVVIAVITAAVGIMIGALELSGVGIKFSRFIVELAQGDLLLTLLLVGAVSLIVGMGLDATPAYITLATLMAPALVRLGVPDIAAHLFVIYWGLASFYTPPTCIAVFITAGIANSKIWETGWEAIRLGIAAFLIPFAFVFNEGLLLRSDIGHIMLATLTAVAGSVLLACGIRGYALDHLGPVQRVLFMAGGLLFIAPGWVAPLAGLAVIAAAYSMRYLRPRVAEKS
- a CDS encoding UbiD family decarboxylase, which produces MDAKVGSQNRLSDLEEWLEKIEAIGGLKRITAEVDPDLEISTIAYLTGKEVGSPALLFENIKGHPGGRALYNALGSSLARICLAIREEPVENPIDLVKKLTGKMDKTLPPEVVGAEEAIVNENVRTGADIDVTAFPAPRMWPLDGGKYLGTADAVITKDPDSGRINIGTYRMMIKSRNELGLYTSPGKDAGIDMQKWWDRGKPAPVAAVYGLDPLLFIVGATSFPKTESEYDYFGGISGAPAHVFESDVTGLLLPAGAEIIVEGFAHPGDTFDEGPFGEFTAYYGRPESPTPFVRIEKIRHKNRPILTNALMADWPSNECGLFWALSRAAKIWNDLDKLGVPGIKTVWSPPEAAGWGMTVVSIKQLYAGHAPQVMALAAQCMGGAYFSKYIVVVDDDVDATNISEVLWAMVTRSRPAQSIDILRETWSTYLDPSQNPPSERPWGSKCLINACMEYKHIKTFSPRTKLSKPVYEKVVGRWGELGLEGEAPAIDVFEDKKFREKI
- a CDS encoding putative quinol monooxygenase; the encoded protein is MPAPFALLVTIKLKPGMAEPFQGHILKNAEASVREEADCHQFQVMTVIDDPDTFIFYEVYSDEAALERHRREPHFLEYMQSTRDMIAARSVTRCAVIKT